The Vibrio tarriae genome includes a window with the following:
- a CDS encoding Slp family lipoprotein → MKMHVLKLLIIPTMALLLSACTSLPPELGNPDDKSVVTQYSAWLERDPAAQSPVRMGGVVANISNQKDRTRVELVNLPIDSAGRPNIHHEPQGRFVAYVPGFLDPITYGEGRLLTLYGTTAPSEQGKVGDYEHTYPVMNAQGYHLWRVEERVEVEEIGPYMFPCRGFYCWPRTMPERGGKIIQEVK, encoded by the coding sequence ATGAAGATGCATGTGCTGAAATTACTCATCATCCCCACCATGGCTCTGCTGCTGTCGGCTTGTACAAGCTTGCCACCTGAGTTGGGCAATCCCGATGATAAAAGCGTCGTGACTCAATATTCGGCTTGGCTTGAGCGCGATCCGGCTGCGCAATCACCCGTTCGAATGGGCGGCGTTGTTGCCAACATCAGCAACCAAAAAGATCGCACCCGCGTTGAGCTGGTCAACCTACCGATTGATAGCGCAGGGCGCCCCAACATCCATCATGAGCCGCAAGGCCGCTTTGTCGCTTATGTACCGGGGTTTTTGGATCCAATCACTTATGGTGAAGGTCGCTTGCTCACCCTTTATGGTACGACCGCGCCATCTGAACAGGGCAAAGTGGGGGACTATGAGCACACTTATCCGGTGATGAATGCGCAAGGTTACCATTTGTGGCGAGTGGAAGAGCGCGTCGAAGTCGAGGAGATTGGCCCGTACATGTTCCCTTGTCGCGGTTTCTACTGTTGGCCACGGACGATGCCTGAACGGGGCGGAAAGATCATTCAAGAAGTCAAATGA
- a CDS encoding alpha/beta fold hydrolase codes for MNQISTTYLLEQGQLAAIEVGNAKMAEVSVIFIHGWLDNAASFLSLMAALHALDPKLHLCAVDLPGHGLSSHKAGYPAFHDYIDDIDQLLLNLSPNKPVLVGHSLGALIASCYSAAFPEQVSALVQIEGFGPLAEPANQSVTRLRQGIRSRHALRKAKPRGYASFEHALRHRALANQLPAELLRPLVERGTYQHNEQWFWRHDLKLKADSLYRMSPEQAAQICEQVCCPQQVILGTQGFASLQQRVQEENLAAIPIHTVTGGHHCHLEQPQFVAELIFGLVNKI; via the coding sequence ATGAACCAAATTTCAACCACTTATCTGCTCGAACAAGGCCAATTAGCGGCCATTGAAGTGGGCAATGCAAAAATGGCCGAAGTTTCGGTCATTTTTATTCATGGCTGGCTGGATAACGCGGCGAGTTTCTTGTCACTGATGGCTGCGCTCCATGCGCTGGATCCTAAGCTGCATCTGTGCGCGGTTGATCTGCCCGGTCACGGTTTATCCAGCCATAAAGCGGGTTACCCGGCATTTCACGACTATATCGACGATATTGACCAGCTATTGCTCAACTTATCGCCAAACAAACCCGTGTTGGTAGGGCATTCGCTTGGTGCTTTAATCGCAAGTTGTTATAGTGCCGCCTTTCCCGAGCAAGTCAGCGCCTTAGTGCAGATAGAAGGCTTTGGCCCACTTGCTGAGCCCGCGAACCAGAGCGTCACGCGTTTGCGGCAAGGGATACGTTCGCGCCATGCGTTACGTAAAGCTAAACCTCGTGGGTATGCCAGCTTTGAACATGCGCTGCGTCATCGTGCGTTGGCCAATCAGTTACCGGCTGAATTGCTGCGTCCGTTGGTCGAGCGTGGCACCTATCAGCATAACGAGCAGTGGTTCTGGCGGCACGATCTTAAGCTCAAGGCCGATTCGTTGTACCGGATGTCCCCTGAGCAAGCCGCGCAGATCTGTGAGCAAGTTTGCTGCCCGCAACAGGTGATATTAGGAACACAGGGGTTTGCTTCGCTGCAGCAGAGAGTGCAAGAAGAGAATCTTGCCGCAATCCCCATTCACACTGTAACGGGGGGGCATCACTGCCATTTAGAACAGCCACAATTCGTCGCTGAATTGATTTTTGGCTTAGTTAACAAAATTTAA
- the fadD gene encoding long-chain-fatty-acid--CoA ligase FadD has protein sequence MDKPWLSRYPKDVPETINPDQYPSLVEMFEQSVHKYADQPAFMNMGAVMTFRKLEERSRAFAAYLQNDLKLKKGDRVALMMPNLLQYPVALFGVLRAGMIAVNVNPLYTPRELEHQLNDADVRAIVIVSNFANTLEQIVANTQVKHVVLTSLGQMLPRAKGTIVDFVVKYVKGMVPKYDLPGAISMRKALHKGRRLQYVKPFMSGEDIAFLQYTGGTTGVAKGAILTHRNMVANVLQAKGAYGPVLQEGRELVVTALPLYHVFALTVNCLLFIEMGGSNLLITNPRDIPGFVKELQKYPFTAITGVNTLFNALVNNEDFHELDFKNMKLAVGGGMAVQRAVADRWKKTTGVHLLEGYGLTECSPLVTGNPYDLTDYTGAIGLPVPSTEVRIVDDAGNVLPNDQVGELQVRGPQVMQGYWQRPEATKEVLNAEGWLSTGDIVKFDEQGLLHIVDRKKDMILVSGFNVYPNEIEDVVALHGKVLEVAAIGQANDVSGELVKIYVVKRDPSLTKDEVIAHCRKHLTGYKVPKLVEFRDDLPKTNVGKILRRVLREENDAQLAAKAKQSA, from the coding sequence GTGGATAAACCTTGGCTTTCACGTTATCCGAAAGACGTACCGGAAACCATTAATCCTGATCAGTACCCATCACTGGTCGAAATGTTTGAACAATCGGTACATAAGTACGCGGATCAGCCAGCCTTCATGAACATGGGCGCGGTGATGACATTCCGTAAGCTGGAAGAGCGCAGCCGCGCCTTTGCGGCTTATTTACAAAACGATCTCAAGCTGAAAAAAGGTGACCGTGTCGCTCTGATGATGCCAAACTTGCTGCAATACCCTGTGGCGCTGTTTGGTGTTCTGCGTGCTGGCATGATCGCAGTGAACGTCAACCCACTTTACACTCCGCGAGAGCTGGAGCATCAATTGAATGATGCGGATGTCCGTGCGATTGTGATCGTCTCAAACTTTGCTAACACCTTAGAGCAGATCGTTGCCAATACACAGGTCAAGCATGTGGTGCTGACCAGTCTTGGACAGATGCTGCCACGCGCCAAAGGCACAATTGTCGATTTCGTGGTGAAATACGTCAAAGGCATGGTACCTAAGTACGATCTGCCGGGCGCGATTTCAATGCGTAAAGCGCTGCACAAAGGCCGCCGTCTGCAATACGTGAAGCCGTTTATGTCTGGTGAAGACATTGCTTTCCTGCAATACACGGGCGGTACAACCGGTGTGGCGAAAGGCGCCATTCTGACGCACCGCAATATGGTCGCGAACGTGCTGCAAGCCAAAGGCGCTTACGGCCCTGTGCTGCAAGAGGGTCGCGAGTTGGTGGTTACGGCGTTGCCGCTGTATCACGTGTTTGCTTTAACGGTAAACTGTCTACTGTTTATTGAAATGGGTGGCAGCAATCTCTTGATCACAAACCCACGCGACATTCCTGGGTTTGTCAAAGAGCTGCAAAAGTACCCATTTACAGCCATTACTGGTGTAAACACCTTGTTTAATGCGCTGGTTAATAACGAAGATTTCCACGAGCTCGACTTCAAAAACATGAAGTTAGCGGTTGGTGGCGGTATGGCGGTACAACGTGCGGTCGCGGATCGTTGGAAAAAGACCACCGGTGTCCATTTGCTAGAAGGCTATGGTCTGACCGAATGTTCGCCACTGGTGACCGGCAATCCATACGATTTGACCGATTACACGGGCGCGATTGGTTTGCCAGTACCCTCAACTGAAGTGCGGATTGTGGATGATGCGGGTAATGTTTTGCCTAACGATCAAGTCGGTGAGCTGCAAGTGCGCGGCCCGCAGGTGATGCAAGGCTATTGGCAACGCCCTGAAGCGACCAAAGAAGTGCTCAATGCTGAGGGATGGCTCTCAACCGGCGATATCGTGAAATTTGATGAGCAAGGTTTGCTGCACATCGTCGATCGTAAGAAAGACATGATTCTGGTTTCAGGCTTTAACGTGTATCCGAATGAAATCGAAGATGTGGTGGCGCTGCACGGCAAAGTGCTAGAAGTCGCAGCGATTGGTCAAGCTAACGATGTTTCTGGCGAATTGGTGAAGATTTATGTGGTGAAGCGCGATCCGAGCCTAACCAAAGACGAAGTGATTGCTCACTGTCGTAAGCATTTGACCGGTTATAAAGTGCCAAAACTGGTTGAATTTCGTGACGATCTGCCAAAAACCAACGTGGGCAAAATTCTGCGTCGTGTGCTGCGTGAAGAAAATGACGCACAGTTGGCAGCAAAGGCGAAGCAAAGCGCATAA
- the rnd gene encoding ribonuclease D encodes MNYQIITQLGDLQRACLTARDADVVMLDTEFVRTRTFFPQLGLIQMFDGENLSLIDPTVLDEMTPFVELLQDTSVLKVLHACGEDLEVFQNAFGCTPFPMVDTQIMAAFLGYGLSTGFAALVQDQLQVELDKSESRTDWLARPLSDKQLEYAAADVFYLLPMYEKLVERVTQAGWWDAALQESELQVAKRTKIMNPELAYLEIKGAWQLKPKELAILKPLATWRYHEAVKRDLALNFVIKETDLLTISRLALLSPKRMEEEGIDPHAIRRHSSKIITMVKAALETPADAYPPEIIPIMEYPGYKQLFKRLKDEVKGVSNTSGLATEFLASKKQLNQLLSWVWKRDRDPARLPDLMQGWRLPLLGEKLNTLVSK; translated from the coding sequence GTGAATTATCAAATTATTACCCAACTTGGCGATCTACAACGAGCCTGTCTTACTGCCCGTGATGCGGATGTGGTGATGCTGGATACCGAATTTGTCCGCACCCGCACCTTCTTTCCGCAACTGGGGTTGATCCAGATGTTTGATGGGGAAAACCTATCGCTGATTGATCCCACCGTGCTGGATGAAATGACGCCGTTTGTCGAGTTATTGCAAGATACTTCGGTATTGAAAGTGCTGCACGCTTGTGGCGAAGATTTGGAAGTATTCCAGAATGCGTTTGGCTGCACGCCTTTCCCTATGGTCGATACCCAAATCATGGCTGCGTTTTTAGGCTACGGATTATCCACTGGCTTTGCCGCGTTAGTGCAAGATCAACTGCAAGTTGAGTTAGATAAAAGCGAATCCCGCACCGATTGGTTAGCTCGCCCGCTGAGTGACAAGCAACTGGAATACGCCGCGGCCGATGTGTTTTACCTGCTACCTATGTACGAAAAACTGGTCGAGCGAGTGACCCAAGCCGGCTGGTGGGACGCGGCATTGCAAGAGAGTGAATTGCAAGTGGCGAAGCGCACCAAAATCATGAATCCAGAGCTCGCCTATTTAGAGATCAAAGGGGCTTGGCAGCTTAAGCCTAAAGAACTGGCGATCCTCAAACCCTTAGCAACATGGCGTTACCATGAAGCAGTAAAGCGAGATTTGGCGCTCAACTTCGTGATTAAAGAAACGGACTTACTGACCATTTCGCGTTTGGCGTTACTCAGTCCGAAACGCATGGAAGAAGAGGGGATTGATCCGCATGCGATTCGTCGTCACAGCAGCAAAATCATTACCATGGTGAAAGCTGCTCTAGAAACCCCTGCCGATGCGTACCCGCCAGAAATCATTCCTATCATGGAATACCCAGGTTATAAGCAGCTGTTCAAGCGTTTGAAAGATGAAGTGAAAGGCGTTTCGAACACCAGTGGTCTGGCGACTGAATTTCTGGCCTCAAAAAAGCAGCTTAACCAACTGCTGAGTTGGGTATGGAAACGCGACCGCGACCCAGCCCGCTTGCCTGATTTAATGCAAGGGTGGCGTTTGCCATTACTTGGCGAGAAGCTTAATACGCTCGTCTCGAAATAA
- a CDS encoding M3 family metallopeptidase, with translation MSATQYLNQLNHRYLNIHRVKEDFFWDTYMGLSDDHAGSAQAQTEWTQFLSNGAQIEEIRQQIERAEQITDSEEKAQTLTGLQGWLAMFQSHALESEQAQSLKAGLIQFEAELFEKKQKHVLTYTNEQGEAVEASIVTLGSTVRTHDQEAVRRSAHQAFLDLEQWLLQNGLLELVKRRNHFARSLGYQTFFDYSVAKKEKMTTAQLFTILDDFEQRTRDRHFSSLAELAQSKGQQALQGHNFVYSFAGDVMRELDPYVPFSQSLRRWVESFGRLNIEFSGAELTLDLLDRKGKYPNGFCHGPIPAFYDQGNWVAAKVNFTSNAKPDQMGSGYDGINTLFHEGGHAAHFANVKMNAPCFSQEFAPTSMAYAETQSMFCDSLLTDADWLKTYAKDAQGNPVPDELIKAMAFSRQPFKAYGERSILLVPYFERALYELSEEELTAERVTELARATEKHIIGLECSPRPLMAIPHLLSDESACAYHGYLLAHMAVYQTRAYFLEQFGYLTDNPAIGPLLAKHYWQQGNALSHNDTIVNLTGEGFNARYLADACNLTPDEAWQKQQHKMAQLATREQAKPASLNAQIRVVDGAIELASNRDSDEEMCRQFEAYIAKQYGC, from the coding sequence ATGTCTGCGACTCAATACCTCAATCAACTTAACCACCGCTATCTGAACATCCATCGTGTCAAAGAAGATTTCTTCTGGGACACTTATATGGGGCTAAGTGATGATCATGCAGGTTCAGCACAAGCGCAAACTGAGTGGACTCAATTTCTGAGTAATGGTGCGCAAATTGAGGAGATCCGTCAGCAAATCGAACGGGCTGAACAGATCACGGATAGCGAAGAAAAAGCGCAAACCTTAACGGGCTTACAAGGCTGGCTCGCGATGTTTCAAAGCCATGCGTTGGAATCCGAGCAAGCGCAGTCACTCAAAGCCGGATTGATCCAATTTGAAGCCGAGCTGTTCGAGAAAAAACAGAAGCATGTGCTGACTTATACCAACGAACAGGGCGAAGCAGTCGAAGCTTCGATTGTCACTTTAGGTTCCACGGTGCGTACTCATGATCAAGAAGCGGTACGTCGCAGCGCTCATCAGGCTTTCTTGGACTTAGAGCAGTGGCTATTACAAAACGGATTGCTCGAACTGGTGAAGCGCCGTAACCATTTTGCGCGCAGCTTGGGTTATCAAACCTTTTTTGATTACTCGGTGGCCAAAAAAGAGAAGATGACCACAGCGCAACTGTTCACCATTTTGGATGATTTTGAACAGCGCACGCGTGATCGCCACTTCAGCAGCTTGGCGGAACTTGCGCAAAGTAAAGGGCAGCAAGCGCTGCAAGGGCATAACTTTGTCTACTCGTTTGCCGGCGATGTGATGCGCGAGCTGGATCCTTACGTGCCATTTTCACAATCGCTGCGCCGTTGGGTGGAATCGTTTGGTCGCCTTAACATTGAATTTAGTGGTGCAGAGTTGACGCTCGATTTGCTGGATCGTAAAGGCAAATACCCGAACGGTTTCTGCCACGGGCCGATTCCTGCGTTTTACGACCAAGGTAATTGGGTGGCGGCGAAAGTCAATTTCACCAGTAATGCCAAGCCAGATCAGATGGGCAGTGGCTATGATGGCATCAACACCTTGTTCCATGAAGGTGGGCACGCGGCGCACTTTGCGAATGTGAAGATGAACGCGCCATGTTTTTCACAAGAGTTTGCACCGACGTCGATGGCGTATGCCGAAACGCAATCCATGTTCTGCGACAGCTTACTCACCGATGCGGATTGGTTGAAAACCTATGCCAAAGATGCGCAAGGTAACCCAGTGCCAGATGAGCTGATCAAAGCCATGGCATTTAGCCGCCAGCCGTTTAAAGCTTACGGAGAGCGTAGTATTTTGCTCGTGCCGTATTTCGAGCGGGCGCTGTATGAACTGAGCGAGGAAGAGCTGACCGCAGAGCGCGTCACTGAACTGGCTAGAGCAACCGAAAAACACATTATCGGCTTAGAATGCAGCCCGCGTCCGCTGATGGCGATCCCGCATCTGTTATCCGATGAATCGGCATGTGCGTATCATGGCTACTTGTTGGCGCACATGGCGGTGTACCAAACCCGCGCTTATTTCCTTGAGCAGTTTGGTTATCTCACCGATAACCCAGCGATTGGGCCACTGTTGGCGAAGCATTATTGGCAGCAAGGCAATGCACTTTCTCACAATGACACCATTGTGAACCTCACTGGTGAAGGCTTTAATGCTCGCTATCTTGCCGATGCCTGTAACTTAACTCCGGATGAAGCATGGCAAAAGCAGCAGCACAAAATGGCGCAATTGGCGACGCGTGAGCAAGCCAAACCCGCTTCATTAAATGCGCAGATTCGCGTGGTTGATGGTGCTATTGAGCTGGCGTCTAACCGTGATTCGGATGAGGAGATGTGCCGCCAATTTGAGGCGTACATTGCCAAACAATACGGCTGCTAA
- the rrtA gene encoding rhombosortase, whose product MNLYLLLLAISLLSLSLQWPPLHELTLWHFSAIEQGQWWRILTGNFAHTNFAHWAMNLAALWIISFVFKPTLRQLLIPLVVISLAVGGMILASDMQSYVGLSGTLHGLFAYYALNEALNGRRSSWLLVLGVIGKVAWEQWFGASASTAELIGARVATEAHLAGLVSGVLLAAGHCFLRRKLSQ is encoded by the coding sequence GTGAATCTTTACCTGCTGTTATTGGCTATAAGCCTGTTGAGTTTAAGTCTACAGTGGCCACCACTGCATGAGCTGACTCTGTGGCACTTCAGCGCCATAGAGCAAGGTCAATGGTGGCGCATCCTAACAGGAAACTTCGCACACACCAACTTTGCCCACTGGGCGATGAACCTTGCCGCTTTGTGGATCATCAGTTTTGTGTTTAAGCCCACGCTACGCCAGTTACTGATCCCTCTGGTAGTGATCAGCCTTGCGGTGGGGGGGATGATTCTCGCCTCCGACATGCAGTCTTATGTTGGGCTCTCTGGCACCTTGCATGGTCTCTTTGCTTACTACGCGCTGAATGAAGCGCTGAATGGACGGCGCAGCAGTTGGCTGTTAGTGCTTGGCGTGATCGGAAAAGTCGCATGGGAGCAGTGGTTTGGCGCATCCGCCAGCACCGCAGAATTGATTGGCGCACGCGTCGCCACCGAAGCGCACTTGGCCGGTTTAGTCAGCGGTGTGTTGCTTGCTGCTGGGCATTGCTTCTTGCGGCGTAAACTATCGCAATAG
- a CDS encoding tRNA-uridine aminocarboxypropyltransferase yields the protein MSRYCSECGKARKACLCPSIVALESAVELIILQHPTEQKRPLGTARILSLSLANCRLLVGEDFREHDELNQLLAEPDVDHYVLYPNEHAQECTKISLTTARKTRVILLDGTWKKAYKMWQINTQLHDLPSLHLPGECVGHYRIRKAPDDTALSTVEAGYHLLQKWQPERDFSPLLKVFDAMIQYQIDQMPEGVFERNYRQ from the coding sequence ATGTCCCGTTATTGTTCAGAGTGTGGTAAAGCGCGTAAAGCGTGCTTGTGTCCGTCCATTGTCGCGCTGGAAAGTGCGGTTGAGCTTATCATTCTTCAACACCCAACGGAACAAAAGCGCCCACTGGGTACCGCGCGCATTCTCAGCTTGTCATTGGCCAATTGTCGGCTGTTAGTGGGTGAAGATTTTCGTGAGCATGACGAACTAAACCAACTGCTGGCAGAGCCGGATGTGGACCACTATGTGCTTTATCCGAATGAACACGCGCAAGAGTGCACAAAGATAAGCCTCACGACAGCGCGCAAAACGCGGGTGATTTTGCTCGATGGGACGTGGAAAAAAGCCTACAAGATGTGGCAAATCAACACTCAACTGCATGACTTACCGAGCCTACATTTGCCGGGCGAGTGTGTTGGACATTACCGAATTCGTAAAGCGCCGGATGATACCGCGCTTTCGACTGTGGAGGCGGGGTATCATCTGCTCCAAAAATGGCAACCTGAGCGTGACTTTTCACCACTGCTCAAGGTGTTTGATGCCATGATTCAATATCAGATCGATCAGATGCCAGAAGGCGTTTTCGAGCGAAATTACCGTCAGTAA
- a CDS encoding anti-phage deoxyguanosine triphosphatase, translating to MQVSLNPEWLARNNDEHKIRRNDHRSPFQRDRARILHSAAFRRLQAKTQVHGTSLNDFHRTRLTHSLEAAQIGTGIVAQIKLKQPEFRELLPSDSLIDSLCLAHDIGHPPYGHGGEIALNYMMRDHGGFEGNAQTFRIVTSLEPYTEHHGMNLSRRTLLGLLKYPALLSTTRAATPPPAVAHQRQLKAKDWSPAKGIYDCDLASLDWVLEPLCESDRELLGQMRAEPSSPKEHRKTRFKSLDCSIMELADDIAYGVHDLEDAIVLGMVTRAQWQEAAAAQLAECGDPWFEEHIAELSEMLFSGKHYVRKDAIGGIVNALLTSISVKPVEAPFHNELLAFNAYIEPHMGNALEVLKHFVSQYVIQIPQVQRFEYKGQQLIMDLFEALSADPERLLPQATGEKWRKAQAQDEGMRVICDYIAAMTDAYAQRLHQQLFSAQSHY from the coding sequence ATGCAAGTATCCCTAAACCCTGAGTGGTTAGCTCGTAACAACGATGAGCACAAAATTCGCCGCAACGATCATCGCAGCCCATTTCAGCGCGATCGCGCACGTATCCTCCATTCAGCGGCTTTTCGGCGCTTGCAAGCCAAAACTCAAGTCCACGGCACAAGCCTGAATGACTTTCATCGCACTCGCCTCACTCATTCACTGGAAGCGGCGCAAATTGGTACCGGCATCGTCGCGCAAATTAAACTCAAACAGCCGGAGTTTCGTGAGCTCTTACCCTCTGACAGCTTGATTGATTCTCTCTGCCTTGCGCACGATATCGGCCATCCTCCTTACGGGCATGGCGGTGAAATTGCCCTCAATTATATGATGCGCGATCACGGTGGCTTTGAGGGCAATGCGCAGACTTTCCGGATCGTCACCAGTTTAGAGCCTTACACTGAACATCACGGTATGAACCTGTCGCGCCGTACGTTACTAGGGCTTTTGAAATACCCTGCGCTGCTGAGTACCACGCGCGCTGCAACACCACCGCCTGCGGTCGCCCACCAACGCCAACTGAAAGCTAAAGACTGGTCGCCCGCAAAAGGCATCTACGATTGTGATCTCGCGAGTTTAGACTGGGTGCTGGAGCCGTTGTGTGAAAGTGATCGTGAATTGCTGGGGCAAATGCGCGCAGAACCAAGCTCCCCCAAAGAGCACCGTAAAACTCGCTTTAAATCGCTCGATTGCTCGATCATGGAACTGGCGGATGACATCGCTTACGGCGTGCATGATCTGGAAGATGCGATTGTGCTGGGCATGGTAACCCGCGCGCAGTGGCAAGAAGCCGCAGCAGCGCAGCTTGCCGAGTGCGGCGATCCTTGGTTTGAAGAGCATATTGCCGAGCTGAGTGAGATGCTGTTTTCTGGCAAACACTATGTGCGCAAAGATGCGATTGGCGGCATAGTGAATGCGCTTTTAACCAGTATCAGCGTGAAGCCAGTTGAAGCGCCTTTCCATAATGAACTGTTGGCTTTCAATGCTTATATCGAGCCGCACATGGGCAATGCACTTGAAGTGCTCAAACACTTTGTAAGCCAATACGTGATTCAAATTCCGCAGGTACAACGCTTTGAATACAAAGGCCAGCAACTGATTATGGATTTGTTTGAAGCGTTAAGCGCTGACCCTGAGCGACTACTGCCACAAGCCACCGGCGAAAAGTGGCGCAAAGCCCAAGCGCAAGACGAAGGCATGCGCGTGATCTGTGATTACATTGCCGCAATGACGGATGCGTACGCGCAGCGACTACATCAGCAGCTCTTCTCGGCACAGAGTCATTACTGA
- the yfbR gene encoding 5'-deoxynucleotidase, translated as MQESHFFAHLARMKLIQRWPLMRSISSENISEHSLQVAFVAHALAVIKNKKFGGTLNPERIAILAMYHDTSEVLTGDLPTPIKYFNPEIAKEYKKIEAAAELRLLDMLPEELRDDFRPFLISNAADPDESAIVKQADAICAYLKCLEELSAGNHEYAQAKKRLDVTLRERHSEEMDYFLQTFAPSFELTLDEIS; from the coding sequence ATGCAAGAGAGCCATTTTTTCGCCCACCTCGCGCGCATGAAACTGATTCAGCGCTGGCCATTAATGCGTTCCATCTCCAGTGAAAATATTTCTGAACACAGCCTGCAAGTCGCCTTTGTCGCTCACGCGCTGGCGGTGATCAAAAACAAAAAATTTGGCGGAACGCTCAACCCTGAGCGCATTGCTATTCTCGCCATGTATCACGATACCAGCGAAGTGCTGACCGGTGATTTGCCCACGCCCATCAAATATTTCAATCCCGAGATCGCTAAAGAGTACAAAAAAATCGAAGCGGCGGCCGAGCTACGTTTGTTGGACATGCTCCCAGAGGAACTGCGCGACGATTTTCGCCCGTTTCTTATCTCCAATGCGGCCGATCCCGATGAAAGCGCCATCGTTAAACAAGCCGATGCGATTTGCGCCTATTTGAAATGTTTGGAAGAACTCAGCGCAGGTAACCATGAATACGCTCAAGCGAAAAAACGCCTTGATGTGACGTTACGTGAACGGCACAGCGAAGAGATGGACTATTTCCTACAAACCTTTGCCCCGAGTTTTGAATTAACGCTGGACGAAATCAGTTAA
- a CDS encoding pyridoxal phosphate-dependent aminotransferase has translation MQNIGMSSKLDNVCYDIRGPVLKHAKRMEEEGHKILKLNIGNPAPFGFDAPDEILVDVIRNLPTSQGYCDSKGIYSARKAVVQYYQKKGIRSLDVEDVYIGNGASELIVMAMQALLNNSDEMLVPAPDYPLWTAAVALSGGKAVHYICDEEADWYPDLDDIRSKITPKTRGIVLINPNNPTGAVYSRDFLLEIVEIARKHKLIIFADEIYDKVLYDGAVHTSIATLADDVLVATFNGLSKAYRVCGFRGGWMFLTGPKQLAQGYIAGLDMLSSMRLCANVPMQHAIQTALGGYQSINELILPGGRLLEQRDRAWELINQIPGISCVKPKGAMYLFPKIDTKMYPIKDDQKMVLDFLVQEKVLLVQGSGFNWPKPDHFRIVTLPHVEDLEIAISRFERFITTYSQ, from the coding sequence ATGCAAAATATCGGGATGTCGTCAAAACTCGATAATGTCTGCTATGACATTCGAGGACCAGTGCTTAAACATGCTAAACGCATGGAAGAAGAAGGGCATAAAATACTGAAGCTTAACATCGGTAACCCTGCCCCGTTTGGTTTCGACGCCCCAGACGAGATCCTAGTCGATGTGATCCGTAACCTACCCACTTCACAAGGTTACTGTGACTCGAAAGGCATTTATTCCGCTCGTAAAGCGGTGGTGCAGTACTACCAGAAAAAAGGTATCCGCAGTCTGGACGTCGAAGATGTGTACATCGGGAACGGTGCATCAGAGCTTATCGTGATGGCGATGCAAGCTCTCCTCAACAATAGCGATGAAATGCTGGTGCCCGCTCCTGATTACCCACTGTGGACAGCCGCGGTAGCACTTTCTGGTGGCAAAGCCGTGCACTACATCTGTGATGAAGAAGCCGATTGGTATCCCGATCTCGACGATATTCGCAGCAAAATCACTCCAAAAACCCGTGGCATTGTGCTGATCAACCCCAATAACCCAACGGGTGCGGTGTACAGCCGCGATTTCTTGCTGGAAATTGTAGAAATTGCCCGTAAGCACAAGTTGATCATTTTCGCTGATGAGATTTACGACAAAGTGCTGTACGACGGCGCCGTGCATACCTCAATCGCCACTTTGGCGGATGATGTGTTAGTGGCAACCTTCAACGGTTTGTCCAAAGCTTATCGTGTGTGTGGTTTCCGTGGTGGCTGGATGTTCCTGACTGGCCCTAAACAACTCGCACAAGGTTATATCGCTGGTCTGGATATGCTTTCCTCCATGCGTTTGTGTGCTAACGTGCCGATGCAGCACGCCATTCAAACCGCACTTGGCGGCTACCAAAGTATCAATGAGCTGATTCTGCCGGGCGGCCGACTGCTTGAGCAACGTGATCGCGCATGGGAACTGATTAACCAGATCCCAGGCATTTCTTGCGTGAAACCGAAAGGCGCGATGTACCTGTTCCCGAAAATTGATACCAAGATGTATCCGATCAAAGATGATCAGAAAATGGTGCTCGATTTCCTAGTGCAAGAAAAAGTGCTACTGGTACAAGGCAGTGGTTTTAACTGGCCAAAACCGGATCACTTCCGCATTGTGACGCTGCCGCATGTGGAAGATTTGGAAATCGCCATCAGTCGCTTTGAACGCTTTATCACGACTTACAGCCAATAG